The following are encoded together in the Diachasmimorpha longicaudata isolate KC_UGA_2023 chromosome 3, iyDiaLong2, whole genome shotgun sequence genome:
- the LOC135160784 gene encoding uncharacterized protein LOC135160784, with protein MPKHSRDGSEDRDRRSWRHDSRSMEREAKRSKNRRKRSRTPLAREKSPLRTRRYRSPSISTTSTFRERSQSRERIHRRRSISRSNERPASRYTTKSDKPSHRDNRDNHQSNKSDIDKLSGALCNQIQLSPMMTEGVDDLSEKILPEFDPESKRQSVEDWLNKVNRCAEIRHWNNWQKLYLATLRLRGCARGWFEQVSVSETPFLSWREFSMAITGKFPFSKTISFGDTLEDMLQFTSDSSGMSVKSYYYEKINRINRLNVDVSEERAFELVVRGISDVDLRMKASIYCKDKTLLELDKFFDIFCGGEGRRKSDQMDGEGNKRNGKNHLARNFRKPDRPNGCFNCGEHGHKKRTCPGLRRGNSQD; from the coding sequence AAATCGTCGAAAAAGATCAAGAACTCCATTGGCACGCGAGAAAAGCCCTTTGAGAACTCGCCGGTACCGTAGCCCCAGCATATCAACAACCTCGACATTTCGGGAAAGGAGTCAATCCCGAGAGAGGATCCATCGTCGACGAAGTATCTCACGAAGCAATGAGAGACCTGCAAGTCGATATACCACGAAATCTGACAAACCTTCCCACCGGGATAATCGGGATAATCACCAGTCCAACAAATCAGATATTGATAAGCTGAGTGGTGCCCTGTGTAATCAGATACAGCTGAGCCCAATGATGACTGAAGGAGTCGACGATCTGAGTGAAAAGATCCTTCCGGAATTCGATCCTGAATCCAAGAGACAGAGTGTTGAGGATTGGCTGAACAAAGTCAATCGTTGTGCTGAGATTCGTCACTGGAATAACTGGCAGAAATTGTACCTGGCAACATTGAGATTGCGAGGATGTGCTAGGGGATGGTTCGAGCAAGTATCAGTCTCCGAGACACCGTTCCTGAGTTGgcgtgaattttcaatggcaattACTGGAAAATTCCCATTCTCAAAGACCATCAGTTTTGGTGACACCTTGGAAGACATGCTCCAGTTCACCAGTGACTCCAGCGGAATGAGTGTCAAGTCTTATTACTACGAGAAAATCAATAGGATAAACAGATTAAATGTGGATGTTAGTGAAGAGAGGGCTTTTGAACTTGTGGTACGTGGTATCAGTGATGTTGATCTGAGGATGAAGGCGAGTATTTACTGCAAAGACAAGACTCTTCTGGAgcttgataaattttttgatattttttgtgGGGGCGAGGGTAGGAGGAAGAGTGACCAGATGGATGGGGAGGGAAATAAACGCAATGGGAAGAATCATTTGGCAAGGAATTTTAGAAAACCAGATAGACCTAATGGGTGCTTTAATTGTGGAGAGCATGGACATAAGAAGAGAACCTGTCCAGGGTTGAGACGGGGTAATTCTCAggattga
- the LOC135160778 gene encoding sialin: protein MEVLDPTVTHDDAPLCVNDSMEKVTLRQIPSDTKSCVKARHTLGFLGFLGFALVYAMRVNLSVAIVSMVNQTAFPNDDNETNTDVCSNNIPVNETFIPSPGEFNWDETTQGIILGSFFLGYVITNVPGGRMAEKVGGKLVYGLGVLLTAILTVVSPWAAYWGLPAFLAVRIAEGFTEGVTFPAMHSMLAHWVPPMERSKFAALVYAGSNFGTVISLPVSGWLCSLELWGGWPLAFYLFGGLGIIWYIFWLFFIYDTPAQHPGIDLQEKLYIEACVEPKNENDAGVPWLSVLKSGPMWAITITQCGQSWAFYTLLTELPAYMDRILHFDVQQDALLSTLPYLSAWIMGLVICGLADNLLERRIMSPLTSMKFWNTIGSLGPSLSFIGAIWAGCDRVWVMIMLAGLGSLQGAIYAGNQMNHIALAPRYAGTLYGLSNAAANACGFLAPYVVGRLIAGHETLSRWHIVFWLAAGINMMANCFYLLFASAKEQPWSRGGS, encoded by the exons ATGGAGGTACTCGATCCAACTGTCACTCATGACGATGCACCCCTCTGTGTCAATGATTCCATGGAAAAAG TGACACTGCGGCAAATCCCAAGTGATACAAAGTCATGTGTCAAAGCAAGGCATACGCTTGGTTTTCTCGGTTTTCTAGGCTTCGCCCTGGTTTACGCGATGAGAGTAaatctctctgtcgctattgTTTCCATGGTGAATCAGACTGCATTTCCTAATGATGACAACGAGACAAACACCGATGTCTGTTCCAACAACATTCCAGTCAATGAGACGTTCATTCca AGCCCAGGCGAATTCAACTGGGATGAGACGACCCAGGGCATTATCCTGGGATCGTTTTTTCTCGGTTATGTGATAACAAATGTACCTGGTGGTCGTATGGCTGAAAAAGTCGGTGGAAAATTGGTGTATGGCCTTGGTGTTCTTCTAACAGCAATTCTTACTGTTGTGAGCCCATGGGCAGCTTACTGGGGCCTTCCAGCATTTCTTGCTGTGAGAATCGCTGAGGGATTTACTGAG GGTGTGACATTCCCGGCTATGCATTCCATGTTGGCGCACTGGGTACCGCCCATGGAACGAAGTAAATTTGCTGCTCTGGTTTATGCAG GTTCTAATTTTGGTACTGTCATCTCCCTTCCTGTGAGTGGCTGGCTGTGCTCACTAGAGCTTTGGGGTGGCTGGCCCTTGGCATTTTACTTATTTGGAGGTTTGGGCATCATTTGGTATATTTTCTGGCTCTTCTTCATTTATGACACACCAGCACAGCATCCCGGAATCGATCTCCAAGAGAAGCTGTATATTGAAGCTTGTGTCGAACCCAAGAACGAG AACGACGCAGGAGTTCCTTGGCTATCAGTCCTGAAGTCAGGACCCATGTGGGCGATAACGATAACCCAATGTGGCCAATCATGGGCGTTCTATACACTGCTAACTGAGCTTCCAGCTTATATGGATCGAATCCTTCACTTCGACGTGCAGCAGGATGCTCTGCTGTCCACTCTCCCATATCTGTCTGCCTGGATAATGGGTCTGGTGATCTGTGGTTTGGCAGACAACCTCCTGGAGCGCAGGATTATGTCGCCTCTCACCTCCATGAAGTTCTGGAATACAATTGGTTCCTTGGGACCCAGTTTGAGCTTTATTGGGGCTATCTGGGCAGGCTGCGACAGAGTCTGGGTGATGATAATGCTGGCCGGTCTTGGCTCACTTCAAGGTGCTATTTATGCTGGTAATCAAATGAATCATATTGCTCTGGCACCTAGGTATGCTGGAACTCTCTATGGACTGAGCAATGCTGCTGCCAATGCTTGTGGATTCCTGGCCCCTTATGTGGTGGGGCGACTCATTGCTGGGCATGAAACTCTGTCTCGGTGgcacatcgttttctggttggCTGCTGGTATCAATATGATGGCTAATTGCTTCTATTTGCTTTTTGCTTCTGCTAAGGAGCAACCCTGGAGCCGCGGGGGCAGTTGA